In Cervus elaphus chromosome 5, mCerEla1.1, whole genome shotgun sequence, the following proteins share a genomic window:
- the DHRS13 gene encoding dehydrogenase/reductase SDR family member 13 isoform X1, which translates to MEALLLGVGLLLGAYVLVYYNLVKAPPCRGLASLRGRTAVVTGANSGIGKMTALELARRGARVVLACRSRERGEAAAFDLRQESGNNEVIFMALDLASLASVRAFATAFLSSEPRLDILIHNAAPAPGISSCGRTREPFNLLLRVNHIGPFLLTHLLLPRLKTSAPSRVVVVSSAAHRRGRLDFTRLDRPVVGWRQELRAYADSKLANVLFARELATQLEGTGVTCYAAHPGPVNSELFLRHVPGWLRPLLRPLAWLVLRAPRGGAQTPLYCALQEGIEPLSGRYFANCHVEEVPPAARDDRAAHRLWEASRKLAGLGPGEDAESDEDSQPEDPGTPSSPSSPHPEEPTASELYPSPQNSTDRSTVTRRIPVKAELEPQAC; encoded by the exons ATGGAGGCGCTGCTGCTGGGCGTGGGGCTGCTGCTGGGCGCCTACGTGCTTGTCTACTACAACCTGGTGAAGGCCCCGCCGTGCCGCGGCCTCGCCAGCCTGCGGGGCCGCACGGCCGTAGTCACGG GCGCCAACAGCGGCATCGGGAAGATGACGGCGCTGGAGCTGGCGCGCCGGGGAGCGCGCGTGGTGCTGGCCTGCCGTAGCCGGGAGCGCGGCGAAGCGGCTGCGTTCGACCTCCGCCAG GAGAGTGGGAACAATGAAGTCATCTTCATGGCCTTGGATTTGGCCAGTCTGGCCTCAGTGAGGGCCTTTGCCACTGCCTTCCTGAGCTCCGAGCCACGGCTGGACATCCTCATCCACAATGCTG cccctgccccagggatcagTTCCTGCGGCCGGACCCGGGAGCCCTTTAACCTGCTGTTGCGCGTGAACCACATCGGCCCCTTCCTGCTGACGCACCTGCTGCTGCCCCGGCTCAAGACAAGCGCCCCCAGCCGTGTGGTGGTGGTCTCCTCTGCCGCCCACCGCCGGGGCCGCCTCGACTTCACACGCCTGGACCGCCCGGTGGTGGGCTGGCGGCAGGAGCTGCGGGCGTATGCCGACAGTAAGCTGGCCAACGTGTTGTTCGCCAGGGAGCTTGCCACTCAGCTTGAGGGCACTGGTGTCACCTGCTATGCAGCCCACCCAG GGCCAGTGAACTCGGAGCTCTTCCTGCGCCACGTTCCTGGATGGCTCCGCCCACTTTTGCGCCCCCTGGCTTGGCTGGTGCTTCGGGCACCGCGAGGGGGTGCCCAGACACCCCTGTACTGCGCTCTGCAAGAAGGCATTGAGCCCCTCAGCGGGAGGTACTTCGCCAATTGCCACGTGGAGGAGGTGCCCCCAGCCGCCAGAGACGACCGCGCAGCTCACCGGCTGTGGGAGGCCAGCAGGAAGCTAGCAGGGCTTGGGCCTGGGGAGGATGCTGAATCCGATGAAGATTCCCAGCCTGAGGACCCGGGGACTCCATCCTCTCCAAGCAGCCCCCACCCCGAGGAGCCCACGGCTTCCGAACTCTACCCCAGCCCTCAGAATTCGACAGACAGGTCTACGGTCACGCGCCGAATTCCGGTTAAAGCTGAACTTGAGCCTCAGGCTTGCTAA
- the FLOT2 gene encoding flotillin-2 isoform X3, with the protein MTLQPRCEDVETAEGVALTVTGVAQVKIMTEKELLAVACEQFLGKSVQDIKNVVLQTLEGHLRSILGTLTVEQIYQDRDQFAKLVREVAAPDVGRMGIEILSFTIKDVYDKVDYLSSLGKTQTAVVQRDADIGVAEAERDAGIREAECKKEMLDVKFMADTKIADSKRAFELQKSAFSEEVNIKTAEAQLAYELQGAREQQKIRQEEIEIEVVQRKKQIAVEAQEILRTDKELIATVRCPAEAEAHRIQQIAEGEKVKQVLLAQAEAEKIRKIGEAEAAVIEARGKAEAERMKLKAEAYQKYGDAAKMALVLDALPRIAAKIAAPLTKVDEIVVLSGDNSKVTSEVNRLLAELPASVHALTGVDLSKIPLIKKATGAQV; encoded by the exons ATGACGTTGCAGCCCCGCTGTGAGGACGTAGAGACGGCCGAGGGGGTAGCTTTAACTGTGACGGGTGTCGCCCAG GTGAAGATCATGACCGAGAAGGAGCTCCTGGCCGTGGCCTGTGAGCAGTTCCTGGGCAAGAGCGTGCAAGACATCAAGAACGTTGTCCTGCAGACGCTGGAGGGACACCTGCGCTCCATCCTCG GGACCCTGACGGTGGAGCAGATTTATCAGGACCGGGACCAGTTTGCCAAGCTGGTGCGGGAGGTGGCGGCCCCTGACGTTGGCCGCATGGGCATCGAGATCCTCAGCTTCACCATCAAG gatgTGTATGACAAAGTGGACTATCTGAGCTCCCTGGGCAAGACACAGACGGCTGTGGTCCAGAGAGATGCCGACATCGGGGTAGCTGAGGCCGAGCGGGACGCAGGCATCCGG GAAGCCGAGTGCAAGAAGGAGATGCTGGATGTGAAGTTCATGGCAGACACCAAGATCGCCGACTCCAAGCGAGCCTTTGAGCTGCAGAAGTCGGCCTTCAGCGAGGAGGTCAACATCAAG ACGGCTGAGGCCCAGCTGGCTTACGAGCTGCAAGGGGCGCGCGAGCAGCAGAAGATCCGGCAGGAAGAGATTGAGATCGAGGTCGTGCAGCGCAAGAAGCAGATTGCTGTGGAGGCGCAGGAGATCCTGCGCACGGACAAGGAGCTCATTGCCACTGTGCGCTGCCCCGCCGAGGCCGAGGCCCACCGCATACAGCAGATCGCCGAGGGCGAGAA GGTGAAGCAGGTCCTCCTGGCTCAGGCAGAAGCAGAGAAGATCCGCAAAATCGGGGAGGCAGAGGCAGCAGTCATTGAGGCGAGGGGCAAGGCAGAGGCTGAGCGGATGAAACTTAAGGCTGAGGCCTACCAGAAATACGGAGACGCAGCCAAGATGGCCTTGGTGTTGGACGCCCTGCCCCGG ATTGCTGCCAAAATTGCTGCCCCACTGACCAAAGTCGATGAGATTGTGGTCCTCAGTGGGGACAACAGCAAGGTGACGTCAGAAGTGAACCGCCTGCTGGCCGAGCTGCCCGCCTCTGTGCACGCCCTGACAGGCGTGGACCTGTCTAAG ATACCGCTGATCAAGAAGGCCACCGGTGCACAAGTGTGA
- the FLOT2 gene encoding flotillin-2 isoform X1, whose product MGNCHTVGPNEALVVSGGCCGSDYKQYVFGGWAWAWWCISDTKRISLEIMTLQPRCEDVETAEGVALTVTGVAQVKIMTEKELLAVACEQFLGKSVQDIKNVVLQTLEGHLRSILGTLTVEQIYQDRDQFAKLVREVAAPDVGRMGIEILSFTIKDVYDKVDYLSSLGKTQTAVVQRDADIGVAEAERDAGIREAECKKEMLDVKFMADTKIADSKRAFELQKSAFSEEVNIKTAEAQLAYELQGAREQQKIRQEEIEIEVVQRKKQIAVEAQEILRTDKELIATVRCPAEAEAHRIQQIAEGEKVKQVLLAQAEAEKIRKIGEAEAAVIEARGKAEAERMKLKAEAYQKYGDAAKMALVLDALPRIAAKIAAPLTKVDEIVVLSGDNSKVTSEVNRLLAELPASVHALTGVDLSKIPLIKKATGAQV is encoded by the exons ATGGGCAATTGTCACACGGTGGGGCCCAACGAGGCGCTGGTGGTTTCAG GGGGCTGTTGTGGTTCCGACTATAAACAGTATGTGTTTGGCGGCTGGGCCTGGGCTTGGTGGTGTATCTCCGACACTAAGAG GATTTCCCTAGAGATTATGACGTTGCAGCCCCGCTGTGAGGACGTAGAGACGGCCGAGGGGGTAGCTTTAACTGTGACGGGTGTCGCCCAG GTGAAGATCATGACCGAGAAGGAGCTCCTGGCCGTGGCCTGTGAGCAGTTCCTGGGCAAGAGCGTGCAAGACATCAAGAACGTTGTCCTGCAGACGCTGGAGGGACACCTGCGCTCCATCCTCG GGACCCTGACGGTGGAGCAGATTTATCAGGACCGGGACCAGTTTGCCAAGCTGGTGCGGGAGGTGGCGGCCCCTGACGTTGGCCGCATGGGCATCGAGATCCTCAGCTTCACCATCAAG gatgTGTATGACAAAGTGGACTATCTGAGCTCCCTGGGCAAGACACAGACGGCTGTGGTCCAGAGAGATGCCGACATCGGGGTAGCTGAGGCCGAGCGGGACGCAGGCATCCGG GAAGCCGAGTGCAAGAAGGAGATGCTGGATGTGAAGTTCATGGCAGACACCAAGATCGCCGACTCCAAGCGAGCCTTTGAGCTGCAGAAGTCGGCCTTCAGCGAGGAGGTCAACATCAAG ACGGCTGAGGCCCAGCTGGCTTACGAGCTGCAAGGGGCGCGCGAGCAGCAGAAGATCCGGCAGGAAGAGATTGAGATCGAGGTCGTGCAGCGCAAGAAGCAGATTGCTGTGGAGGCGCAGGAGATCCTGCGCACGGACAAGGAGCTCATTGCCACTGTGCGCTGCCCCGCCGAGGCCGAGGCCCACCGCATACAGCAGATCGCCGAGGGCGAGAA GGTGAAGCAGGTCCTCCTGGCTCAGGCAGAAGCAGAGAAGATCCGCAAAATCGGGGAGGCAGAGGCAGCAGTCATTGAGGCGAGGGGCAAGGCAGAGGCTGAGCGGATGAAACTTAAGGCTGAGGCCTACCAGAAATACGGAGACGCAGCCAAGATGGCCTTGGTGTTGGACGCCCTGCCCCGG ATTGCTGCCAAAATTGCTGCCCCACTGACCAAAGTCGATGAGATTGTGGTCCTCAGTGGGGACAACAGCAAGGTGACGTCAGAAGTGAACCGCCTGCTGGCCGAGCTGCCCGCCTCTGTGCACGCCCTGACAGGCGTGGACCTGTCTAAG ATACCGCTGATCAAGAAGGCCACCGGTGCACAAGTGTGA
- the FLOT2 gene encoding flotillin-2 isoform X2, with the protein MGNCHTVGPNEALVVSGGCCGSDYKQYVFGGWAWAWWCISDTKRLSLEVMTILCRCENIETSEGVPLFVTGVAQVKIMTEKELLAVACEQFLGKSVQDIKNVVLQTLEGHLRSILGTLTVEQIYQDRDQFAKLVREVAAPDVGRMGIEILSFTIKDVYDKVDYLSSLGKTQTAVVQRDADIGVAEAERDAGIREAECKKEMLDVKFMADTKIADSKRAFELQKSAFSEEVNIKTAEAQLAYELQGAREQQKIRQEEIEIEVVQRKKQIAVEAQEILRTDKELIATVRCPAEAEAHRIQQIAEGEKVKQVLLAQAEAEKIRKIGEAEAAVIEARGKAEAERMKLKAEAYQKYGDAAKMALVLDALPRIAAKIAAPLTKVDEIVVLSGDNSKVTSEVNRLLAELPASVHALTGVDLSKIPLIKKATGAQV; encoded by the exons ATGGGCAATTGTCACACGGTGGGGCCCAACGAGGCGCTGGTGGTTTCAG GGGGCTGTTGTGGTTCCGACTATAAACAGTATGTGTTTGGCGGCTGGGCCTGGGCTTGGTGGTGTATCTCCGACACTAAGAG ACTGTCTCTGGAGGTTATGACCATCCTGTGTCGCTGTGAGAATATTGAGACGTCGGAGGGGGTCCCGCTATTCGTAACAGGGGTTGCACAG GTGAAGATCATGACCGAGAAGGAGCTCCTGGCCGTGGCCTGTGAGCAGTTCCTGGGCAAGAGCGTGCAAGACATCAAGAACGTTGTCCTGCAGACGCTGGAGGGACACCTGCGCTCCATCCTCG GGACCCTGACGGTGGAGCAGATTTATCAGGACCGGGACCAGTTTGCCAAGCTGGTGCGGGAGGTGGCGGCCCCTGACGTTGGCCGCATGGGCATCGAGATCCTCAGCTTCACCATCAAG gatgTGTATGACAAAGTGGACTATCTGAGCTCCCTGGGCAAGACACAGACGGCTGTGGTCCAGAGAGATGCCGACATCGGGGTAGCTGAGGCCGAGCGGGACGCAGGCATCCGG GAAGCCGAGTGCAAGAAGGAGATGCTGGATGTGAAGTTCATGGCAGACACCAAGATCGCCGACTCCAAGCGAGCCTTTGAGCTGCAGAAGTCGGCCTTCAGCGAGGAGGTCAACATCAAG ACGGCTGAGGCCCAGCTGGCTTACGAGCTGCAAGGGGCGCGCGAGCAGCAGAAGATCCGGCAGGAAGAGATTGAGATCGAGGTCGTGCAGCGCAAGAAGCAGATTGCTGTGGAGGCGCAGGAGATCCTGCGCACGGACAAGGAGCTCATTGCCACTGTGCGCTGCCCCGCCGAGGCCGAGGCCCACCGCATACAGCAGATCGCCGAGGGCGAGAA GGTGAAGCAGGTCCTCCTGGCTCAGGCAGAAGCAGAGAAGATCCGCAAAATCGGGGAGGCAGAGGCAGCAGTCATTGAGGCGAGGGGCAAGGCAGAGGCTGAGCGGATGAAACTTAAGGCTGAGGCCTACCAGAAATACGGAGACGCAGCCAAGATGGCCTTGGTGTTGGACGCCCTGCCCCGG ATTGCTGCCAAAATTGCTGCCCCACTGACCAAAGTCGATGAGATTGTGGTCCTCAGTGGGGACAACAGCAAGGTGACGTCAGAAGTGAACCGCCTGCTGGCCGAGCTGCCCGCCTCTGTGCACGCCCTGACAGGCGTGGACCTGTCTAAG ATACCGCTGATCAAGAAGGCCACCGGTGCACAAGTGTGA
- the DHRS13 gene encoding dehydrogenase/reductase SDR family member 13 isoform X2 — translation MEALLLGVGLLLGAYVLVYYNLVKAPPCRGLASLRGRTAVVTGANSGIGKMTALELARRGARVVLACRSRERGEAAAFDLRQESGNNEVIFMALDLASLASVRAFATAFLSSEPRLDILIHNAGISSCGRTREPFNLLLRVNHIGPFLLTHLLLPRLKTSAPSRVVVVSSAAHRRGRLDFTRLDRPVVGWRQELRAYADSKLANVLFARELATQLEGTGVTCYAAHPGPVNSELFLRHVPGWLRPLLRPLAWLVLRAPRGGAQTPLYCALQEGIEPLSGRYFANCHVEEVPPAARDDRAAHRLWEASRKLAGLGPGEDAESDEDSQPEDPGTPSSPSSPHPEEPTASELYPSPQNSTDRSTVTRRIPVKAELEPQAC, via the exons ATGGAGGCGCTGCTGCTGGGCGTGGGGCTGCTGCTGGGCGCCTACGTGCTTGTCTACTACAACCTGGTGAAGGCCCCGCCGTGCCGCGGCCTCGCCAGCCTGCGGGGCCGCACGGCCGTAGTCACGG GCGCCAACAGCGGCATCGGGAAGATGACGGCGCTGGAGCTGGCGCGCCGGGGAGCGCGCGTGGTGCTGGCCTGCCGTAGCCGGGAGCGCGGCGAAGCGGCTGCGTTCGACCTCCGCCAG GAGAGTGGGAACAATGAAGTCATCTTCATGGCCTTGGATTTGGCCAGTCTGGCCTCAGTGAGGGCCTTTGCCACTGCCTTCCTGAGCTCCGAGCCACGGCTGGACATCCTCATCCACAATGCTG ggatcagTTCCTGCGGCCGGACCCGGGAGCCCTTTAACCTGCTGTTGCGCGTGAACCACATCGGCCCCTTCCTGCTGACGCACCTGCTGCTGCCCCGGCTCAAGACAAGCGCCCCCAGCCGTGTGGTGGTGGTCTCCTCTGCCGCCCACCGCCGGGGCCGCCTCGACTTCACACGCCTGGACCGCCCGGTGGTGGGCTGGCGGCAGGAGCTGCGGGCGTATGCCGACAGTAAGCTGGCCAACGTGTTGTTCGCCAGGGAGCTTGCCACTCAGCTTGAGGGCACTGGTGTCACCTGCTATGCAGCCCACCCAG GGCCAGTGAACTCGGAGCTCTTCCTGCGCCACGTTCCTGGATGGCTCCGCCCACTTTTGCGCCCCCTGGCTTGGCTGGTGCTTCGGGCACCGCGAGGGGGTGCCCAGACACCCCTGTACTGCGCTCTGCAAGAAGGCATTGAGCCCCTCAGCGGGAGGTACTTCGCCAATTGCCACGTGGAGGAGGTGCCCCCAGCCGCCAGAGACGACCGCGCAGCTCACCGGCTGTGGGAGGCCAGCAGGAAGCTAGCAGGGCTTGGGCCTGGGGAGGATGCTGAATCCGATGAAGATTCCCAGCCTGAGGACCCGGGGACTCCATCCTCTCCAAGCAGCCCCCACCCCGAGGAGCCCACGGCTTCCGAACTCTACCCCAGCCCTCAGAATTCGACAGACAGGTCTACGGTCACGCGCCGAATTCCGGTTAAAGCTGAACTTGAGCCTCAGGCTTGCTAA
- the FLOT2 gene encoding flotillin-2 isoform X4, whose amino-acid sequence MTEKELLAVACEQFLGKSVQDIKNVVLQTLEGHLRSILGTLTVEQIYQDRDQFAKLVREVAAPDVGRMGIEILSFTIKDVYDKVDYLSSLGKTQTAVVQRDADIGVAEAERDAGIREAECKKEMLDVKFMADTKIADSKRAFELQKSAFSEEVNIKTAEAQLAYELQGAREQQKIRQEEIEIEVVQRKKQIAVEAQEILRTDKELIATVRCPAEAEAHRIQQIAEGEKVKQVLLAQAEAEKIRKIGEAEAAVIEARGKAEAERMKLKAEAYQKYGDAAKMALVLDALPRIAAKIAAPLTKVDEIVVLSGDNSKVTSEVNRLLAELPASVHALTGVDLSKIPLIKKATGAQV is encoded by the exons ATGACCGAGAAGGAGCTCCTGGCCGTGGCCTGTGAGCAGTTCCTGGGCAAGAGCGTGCAAGACATCAAGAACGTTGTCCTGCAGACGCTGGAGGGACACCTGCGCTCCATCCTCG GGACCCTGACGGTGGAGCAGATTTATCAGGACCGGGACCAGTTTGCCAAGCTGGTGCGGGAGGTGGCGGCCCCTGACGTTGGCCGCATGGGCATCGAGATCCTCAGCTTCACCATCAAG gatgTGTATGACAAAGTGGACTATCTGAGCTCCCTGGGCAAGACACAGACGGCTGTGGTCCAGAGAGATGCCGACATCGGGGTAGCTGAGGCCGAGCGGGACGCAGGCATCCGG GAAGCCGAGTGCAAGAAGGAGATGCTGGATGTGAAGTTCATGGCAGACACCAAGATCGCCGACTCCAAGCGAGCCTTTGAGCTGCAGAAGTCGGCCTTCAGCGAGGAGGTCAACATCAAG ACGGCTGAGGCCCAGCTGGCTTACGAGCTGCAAGGGGCGCGCGAGCAGCAGAAGATCCGGCAGGAAGAGATTGAGATCGAGGTCGTGCAGCGCAAGAAGCAGATTGCTGTGGAGGCGCAGGAGATCCTGCGCACGGACAAGGAGCTCATTGCCACTGTGCGCTGCCCCGCCGAGGCCGAGGCCCACCGCATACAGCAGATCGCCGAGGGCGAGAA GGTGAAGCAGGTCCTCCTGGCTCAGGCAGAAGCAGAGAAGATCCGCAAAATCGGGGAGGCAGAGGCAGCAGTCATTGAGGCGAGGGGCAAGGCAGAGGCTGAGCGGATGAAACTTAAGGCTGAGGCCTACCAGAAATACGGAGACGCAGCCAAGATGGCCTTGGTGTTGGACGCCCTGCCCCGG ATTGCTGCCAAAATTGCTGCCCCACTGACCAAAGTCGATGAGATTGTGGTCCTCAGTGGGGACAACAGCAAGGTGACGTCAGAAGTGAACCGCCTGCTGGCCGAGCTGCCCGCCTCTGTGCACGCCCTGACAGGCGTGGACCTGTCTAAG ATACCGCTGATCAAGAAGGCCACCGGTGCACAAGTGTGA